In Corynebacterium afermentans subsp. afermentans, a genomic segment contains:
- a CDS encoding alpha/beta hydrolase family esterase, which yields MKHSRRALAAALATSLSLSSPVAPAEAQQLSSSPEFEALLARYAPGVDPEQVRALGVLAALLASIAIAIPMVKNGKVTSPSREHTHSLQVDGRTRTYDVVLPRGFDAEKSYPVVLGFGGWHHTSGNMHDYSNLESQFPDAIVVYGQGVDNAWGGAPYADTSIDEDVAYTKAVLNDVASRYNADTSRTVAVGLSNGGGMVAALACHAPETVRGVASVAGAFYSPTVTGCTSGEVPTMIMHGTKDGVVGYNGGFRHGAPFESVENVARTLARKNDCTMVASTSRSGSITTFDFELCSAPVRIERVEGGGHTWFDSPSATHRTAQFLRRYL from the coding sequence GTGAAACACTCACGCCGCGCGCTCGCAGCTGCGCTTGCCACCTCCCTGTCGCTGTCGTCGCCGGTCGCGCCGGCCGAGGCGCAGCAGCTAAGTTCCTCCCCCGAGTTTGAGGCGCTATTGGCCCGCTACGCTCCGGGCGTGGACCCGGAGCAGGTGCGCGCGCTCGGGGTGCTGGCGGCGTTGTTGGCCAGCATCGCTATCGCGATTCCGATGGTGAAAAACGGCAAGGTCACCTCGCCTTCGCGCGAGCACACCCACTCGCTGCAGGTTGATGGGCGCACCCGCACCTACGACGTGGTGCTGCCGCGCGGCTTCGACGCGGAGAAGTCCTACCCGGTGGTGCTAGGCTTCGGCGGCTGGCACCACACCTCGGGCAACATGCACGACTACTCCAACCTGGAAAGCCAGTTCCCGGACGCGATCGTGGTCTACGGCCAGGGCGTCGACAACGCCTGGGGAGGCGCGCCGTACGCGGACACCAGCATCGACGAGGATGTCGCGTACACAAAAGCCGTGCTTAACGACGTTGCTTCGCGCTACAACGCCGACACCTCCCGCACCGTCGCCGTGGGGCTGTCCAACGGCGGCGGCATGGTCGCCGCGCTGGCCTGCCACGCCCCGGAGACGGTGCGCGGCGTGGCGTCGGTGGCGGGCGCGTTTTACTCCCCCACCGTCACCGGCTGCACGTCAGGCGAAGTGCCGACGATGATCATGCACGGCACCAAGGACGGCGTGGTGGGCTACAACGGCGGTTTCCGCCACGGCGCGCCTTTCGAGTCCGTGGAGAACGTGGCGCGCACCCTCGCCCGCAAAAACGATTGCACCATGGTGGCATCAACATCGCGCTCCGGCAGCATCACCACCTTCGACTTCGAGCTCTGCTCCGCACCTGTGCGCATCGAGCGCGTCGAGGGCGGCGGCCACACCTGGTTCGACTCGCCTAGCGCGACGCACCGGACGGCACAGTTTTTGCGCCGCTACCTCTAG
- the holA gene encoding DNA polymerase III subunit delta, whose translation MARMLNPVHLVLGEDDFLAERATKAIVAQAGEGVEVTTLRAGDVSEGEIAMATSPSLFAEDRVVVVKHAELAGKEPTEILLQACVNPVPGITLIVEHTGGGRQKAMVKKFAKVAEVHKADALKDNERRSWLMEEFRSHGVRPTPDVAAAVLESVGSDLRELASAVSQLVSDTEGELTVEAVRAYYVGVAEVAGFDIADQAVAGRADRALASTRRALQLGTSPVSIAAALARKVGDIAKLHGVRGNPDQLARTVGMHPYVAKKTMQVARQWSGDAVSHAVIIVSDLDAEVKGQGGDPEFALENAVRRIAELA comes from the coding sequence ATGGCGCGCATGCTCAACCCCGTGCACCTGGTGCTCGGCGAGGACGATTTCCTCGCCGAGCGCGCAACCAAAGCCATCGTCGCCCAAGCCGGCGAGGGCGTGGAGGTGACCACCCTGCGCGCCGGCGACGTCTCCGAGGGTGAGATCGCGATGGCCACCAGCCCGTCGCTGTTCGCGGAGGACCGCGTAGTGGTGGTCAAGCACGCGGAACTTGCCGGCAAGGAACCCACCGAGATCCTCCTGCAGGCGTGTGTGAACCCCGTGCCGGGCATCACGCTGATCGTCGAGCACACCGGCGGCGGACGCCAAAAGGCGATGGTGAAGAAGTTTGCCAAGGTCGCCGAGGTGCACAAGGCTGATGCGCTGAAAGACAACGAACGCCGCTCCTGGCTGATGGAGGAGTTCCGCAGCCACGGTGTGCGCCCCACCCCGGACGTGGCCGCCGCGGTGCTGGAATCGGTCGGCTCGGACCTTCGCGAGCTCGCCTCCGCCGTCAGCCAGCTGGTCAGCGACACCGAGGGCGAGCTCACGGTCGAAGCCGTGCGTGCCTACTACGTGGGCGTGGCTGAGGTCGCCGGTTTCGACATCGCGGACCAGGCAGTGGCGGGACGCGCGGACCGGGCGCTCGCCTCCACCCGTCGCGCGCTGCAGCTGGGCACCAGCCCGGTGTCCATCGCGGCGGCGCTCGCACGCAAGGTCGGCGACATCGCCAAACTGCACGGCGTGCGCGGCAACCCGGACCAGCTGGCGCGCACCGTCGGCATGCATCCGTACGTGGCGAAAAAGACCATGCAGGTGGCGCGCCAGTGGAGCGGGGACGCGGTCTCCCACGCCGTGATCATCGTCTCCGATTTGGACGCCGAGGTGAAAGGCCAAGGCGGCGACCCGGAGTTCGCCCTCGAAAACGCGGTGCGACGCATCGCTGAGCTGGCATGA
- a CDS encoding LysE family translocator encodes MIAPGDLAVIVGLNLIGAAAPGPDMVLLMRTATRSRKHAWATNLGIHTGAALWFTLTVVGAAALLHAVPQAVAAIQVVGGAALIWMGQHNLRGGLRDRHDPPADLEEAVQRLGSVQAAYRRGVATNLANPKIVVALTAMIAPLLPANPSLTTAVIVIAALWLSSFALFGAVAQITSAERVRRKFLRAGPYIDIAAGAFFMVVGAVLIARGLVGVV; translated from the coding sequence ATGATCGCGCCGGGCGATCTTGCGGTCATCGTCGGGCTCAACCTGATCGGTGCCGCCGCCCCCGGCCCGGACATGGTCCTGCTCATGCGCACGGCGACCCGATCGCGAAAGCACGCCTGGGCGACCAATCTGGGCATCCACACCGGCGCCGCGTTGTGGTTCACGCTCACCGTCGTGGGCGCGGCGGCGCTGCTGCACGCGGTGCCGCAGGCCGTCGCCGCCATACAGGTCGTCGGCGGCGCGGCGCTGATCTGGATGGGCCAGCACAACCTGCGCGGCGGGCTGCGCGACAGGCACGATCCACCCGCGGATCTGGAGGAAGCGGTGCAGCGGTTGGGCTCGGTGCAAGCTGCCTATCGACGAGGCGTGGCCACCAACCTGGCCAACCCCAAAATCGTGGTCGCGCTGACCGCCATGATCGCGCCGCTTTTGCCCGCGAACCCATCACTGACAACCGCGGTGATTGTCATCGCCGCGCTCTGGCTCAGCTCATTCGCCCTGTTCGGGGCGGTCGCGCAGATCACCTCGGCAGAACGGGTGCGCCGGAAGTTCCTCCGCGCCGGGCCGTACATCGACATTGCCGCGGGCGCGTTTTTCATGGTGGTCGGCGCCGTGCTCATCGCCCGCGGGCTGGTCGGCGTGGTCTAG